In Brienomyrus brachyistius isolate T26 chromosome 2, BBRACH_0.4, whole genome shotgun sequence, the genomic window GATTATTCCATTTTATGTGATACATGGAAACCGAGAAGTGCAAATGAAATAGATATCACATTGGTATAACAGAAGCCTCATCTGCATTCTCAAATgcttattcttttatttttgaaatAAAAACCTAGACCATAAAGTGAGCTGTTTGCTCAGTTCAGTTGATAGATTTGCATGCAGAATGGAACTGGGGGGTAAAAGATGCAAAGAACTCGAACATGAAATGACACACAAAGAACATGGTCTCCGGGATTACagggtctcccccccccccatttcactaAACAGAAATACTTTGGTCTTTGGCTTTAAATCACTGGAAATATCTCAAACATTAACACCACTCTAGACCTTCTGACTTTAAATGAAGTACTATGATGTTTGGCCATTTGAAATTTTGAATTTAAAGTATTTCCAGCTATGAAAGAAAGCTATAGGATTTCTGTCTTTCGGTAGTGCTGAATCCTCGGCATTTCCTGGGTGCTGGGGGGGCTCAGGGGCTCAGAGCAGTCGTCCATGCATAAAGAAACGAAGAAAAAGGAGCCTCCTATGATGAGGAACAATCCAGAAAACCAGCCGGAGAACAGCGCCTCGCCGAACTCCCAGCGGGGCACGACGTCAGGCAGGCTCTCATCCCAGAACTCAACCACCGTCACATAAGCCACCAGGGAGATGGGCAGCAGGGTGGTGATGCCCGACACCCAGGACAGCACGCCACCCAGGACCAGGAGCCCCCGCTTGAGGCGCCGGTGCCCGGGTCCCAGCTCGACGCCGTCCAGCCCGAAGAAGGCCACGGCGACCGCCAGCGCACCCGTCACTATGGATGCTAGCATGAGCACCCGAGACGCCAGTACATCTGCGGGAAGGGCCAGCAGCGAATCGAAGGCCTTGCATTGCAGCCCCACCTCCTCCGTGAAGATGCAGCTGTGCCACAAGCCCTCGTACCAGTTCTCCATCTCGTTCAGGTCCGTATTCAGGGTCTTCCACAAGGGCAGGAACGTGGTGACGAAGGTGGTGACCAAGCCACCAAAAGTCACTAAGAGGGCCAGCCTCTGCACTAGCTTACGGGTCAACAGCACCatccctctcctctctctctccgtttcgctccctccttccttcgcacgaaagaaaaatgaggatcagTCGTTAGAAGGACGTCTCCCGACTCCTCCGCGGGCCCCCTTATAAACACCGCCACCGATTCGAGGGCCCCACACACTACAACAGCGCCACTGTTTCGTCACACCAATAAATGCCGTCTTCGGAACAATGAGCGCTGTCTGAGATGAAATCAGATATGTCCAGCAGGTTGAGGGGAAGGGGAGGGGAGTGGGGGGCATCCAGGACGACTGCAAGCACAAGAAGCCTCCAGCGGGAGAAACCTGAGCAAGTCAAGCTGAGGAGAACAAATGCGATGTCTGGGGTGAAAGAATTCAAAAAGCACTCTGAAAACCAGTGAAATAACACACACCATGGCTACTGCGAGAGGTTCTGTCGATGTTGATGGTCACCAGTGACCTCATGCTCCATTACTCCCGATAAAAGTTCACCAGAGGGGAATTATAGTAAATATTCTCATTCAGCAAATGTTTCACAGGAGGTTCTGCTTGAGGACCAAAATGATGATCAACTGGCTTGTTAGTCTGTGAGTCCAAAAGTTAACCTGACCATTTTCCCTACCTTTCAAGGTTATAAGAAAACCAGTTAAGGCCCTTGTCATGAACTTCATGTACCACTAAAAATTGAGGCACTTTGGAAGGTGCTgcatttatacatgtgtaataATTAGCTGAATACAAAATGATTATCTAAATAAGGCACACAGTGGATATGTATATGTTCAGATTTAAGGCACACATGACGACTGGAATCGTTTCATTAGCCAACATGCTTGCCAACGAGGCAAAAGGCAGCTGAAAATTATCTATAAATGCTGCTGAAATATAAGCCCTAGTGTGCATTGCCTGCAAACTCAGGACAGCTTTAATCTAACATAAACCAAACCCTTTCCACCAGCTGTTTTAACTGGAATGAGATGTGACTGTCTGACAGCTGGACAGCGAGCATCTTCACGGCAGTTTCAATTTTTCTCTGGAACAATCGTCCCATATTCTCTTCAAAGTATTTTAACCGAATACAATTCTAAATATAAGTAGTTAAGCAAAACTCTGATTATTCTGTTAATTAATCACGTGCTGAGCATGTGTGAAAATGTTgttttttgcatattttatcGTCTTTGACCTTTCAGATCTCTGTTGAAAGGTGAATTATGTAAGTTAATCTTAGACAAAGATCTGCTTAAACCGGAGTGGCTGAAAGCCATGTTTAATAAGGGTGACCCATATGACCTGCTGGACATTCCACTCCTTTCATTTTTCGGCCTGAGATCACCAGTATgactgatcttgcctggggcaGGCAGAGGACTTTGTGAGCGAGGAGCTCGGATCACTTAAAGCAGCCCAGTCACATTCAAGGTAGTGCGTTCAGTGCTCTTAAAAGTGCATTTTTAAGatggactttattgatcccaggtaAAAAATCTGTATCCCAGGAGGGAATTCTAACAGGAGAAATTCTATCACTGCAAACTGAATGTAAAAACGTCCTATTCTATTTCAGATTCCCCATAACAGAAAAATGTGTTTGGCTCAAACCCAGCTCTTAAGTGAAAAAAGTAACAGCAATACGTCATTCATcctatatacaggtgagagcgagCTTTGGGGTCGGAGGTCATGGCCAACCAGCATCCCTGGAgcggctggggttaagggccttgctcaagggcccaatggtgacatcacgtGGTTAAGGGGTTAGGAGATAATTACCTGACCAAAATCTCACCTGAACTGTTAATAAACTTCTTATTATTAAACTGGTACATGTGAAAATGTATACACTTTTTCCTTTTAATAAGGAGCATTGGTATTTCCATCCAAATTATCAGCGTCTTTTGTGAGCCAAACACCAGACATAAACATTCTGACCGCTGGATGCAGAGTTGATAGGTTTCTTTGCCATGAGAACTATGACTGTTTGTCAGAAAACACTCTCAATGAAAATGGAAATGCAAGTTTCAGGAAATGTAATGATTAGCCATAGATGTCCAGCAGGTGTTAGACGAACTGGGGGGTGATGGTGCCAGTGGTACATCATCCGTCTACTGTCTGCATCTCCGAAGAAGGGGGCAAAAAACAGACAGCTGTGAGCACAGTACTACTTGCAAGTGAAGCATCTATGGTGACAAATTAAGTTTACTTGGCAGGTGCCCAAATGGCACCAACAACGCCTCACTCAAGCAGATTAAAGCTGCAGTAATCTCTAAGTCAGCTGGATACACCTGCGATCATCTTGCAGACGAAGTTACTGGAAACTGAAGGCCACAGGACACATAGCACTGCACTCCCTGCCGCTGGAGCCTTCAGATCATatacaggtccttctcaaaaaattagcatattgtgaaaaagttcattattttctgtaatgtactgataaacattagactttcatatattttagattcattacacacaactgaagtagttcaagccttttattgttttaatattgaggattttggcatacagctcatgaaa contains:
- the cldn26 gene encoding putative claudin-24, producing the protein MVLLTRKLVQRLALLVTFGGLVTTFVTTFLPLWKTLNTDLNEMENWYEGLWHSCIFTEEVGLQCKAFDSLLALPADVLASRVLMLASIVTGALAVAVAFFGLDGVELGPGHRRLKRGLLVLGGVLSWVSGITTLLPISLVAYVTVVEFWDESLPDVVPRWEFGEALFSGWFSGLFLIIGGSFFFVSLCMDDCSEPLSPPSTQEMPRIQHYRKTEIL